Proteins encoded by one window of Xanthomonas sp. DAR 80977:
- a CDS encoding GNAT family N-acetyltransferase — protein sequence MEPMHELRISTDKQELDLPLIHRFLSEQAYWCLGIPLDTVRRAIAGALCFGGYVEGAGQVAFARVITDGATFAYLADVFVLDAYRGRGYSKQLMAAIMAHPQLQGLRRFMLATSDAHALYAQYGFAAPTRPQSLMEIAHHDLYRTSTTAA from the coding sequence ATGGAACCCATGCACGAATTGCGTATCAGCACCGACAAGCAGGAACTGGATCTGCCGCTGATCCATCGCTTCCTCAGCGAACAGGCCTATTGGTGCCTGGGCATCCCGCTGGACACGGTGCGGCGGGCGATCGCCGGCGCGCTGTGCTTCGGCGGCTACGTCGAGGGCGCAGGCCAGGTGGCGTTCGCACGGGTGATCACCGATGGCGCGACCTTCGCCTACCTGGCCGACGTGTTCGTGCTGGATGCGTACCGCGGCCGCGGCTACAGCAAGCAATTGATGGCGGCGATCATGGCCCATCCGCAGCTGCAGGGCCTGCGCCGCTTCATGCTCGCCACCTCCGACGCGCATGCGCTGTACGCCCAGTACGGCTTCGCCGCGCCGACACGCCCGCAGTCGCTGATGGAAATCGCCCACCACGACCTCTACCGCACCAGCACCACGGCTGCCTGA